In Caulobacter segnis ATCC 21756, the sequence TGGGGAACGTCATTCTTAAGAGGAATACCAGTATATGGTGGGGCGCCGTTGTTCGTGGGGACAACGATCCGATCACGATTGGAGAGAACAGCAATATCCAAGATGGTTCGGTGCTTCATACTGATCTTGGCTCGCCACTCACCATCGGCGCGAACGTGACCATCGGTCACATGGTGATGCTGCACGGCTGCACGATTGGCGACGGCTCGCTGATCGGTATTGGAGCAATCGTGCTGAACGGGGCGAAGATCGGGAAGAACTGCCTGATCGGCGCCGGCGCCCTGATCACCGAGGGCAAGGAGATTCCCGACAATTCGATGGTCGTCGGCGCGCCGGGCAAGGTCGTGCGCGAGATCGGCGAGCAGCACGCGATCGTCCTGCAGGCCTCGGCCCTGCACTATGTCGAGAACTGGAAGCGCTACGCCCGCGACCTGAAGCCGATCGAAGCCTAGCCGACGAGATCAGGACAGGACGCCGTAGGGAGCGCCGCCTGCCGCTTGGGGGATCGCAAGGCGGCGCTCCCGCTTCCCGCGTGGGAAGGGCCAACGCGGGAAGGACCCACCCTGCTGGAGGCGTCTTCCGCAAGGTAGGACGGGGCGCGATACTGCGCTCCGTTCATCCATAGCTTGTATATATCACGTCCTTGGTAGAGTTAAAATGCGAGACTCGCGTTTTCCGAGTTGTCGTCTTCCCTAGCGACACATCTTGCGCCTGACGGAAAGCCGGATCACTCTCGCCTTAACAACGATAACCTTCGAGGGAGGGCGTCCGGGCCATGGCCAGCGAACGCTATGATTACGTCGTCATCGGCGCCGGATCGGCCGGCTGCGTGCTCGCCGCCCGCCTGACCGAAGACCCCAACATCAAGGTCTTGTTGCTGGAGGCCGGCGGCAAGAACACCTCTATCCTGGTGAAGATGCCGGCGGGCGTGGGCCAGCTGATCAAGGACAAGGGCGAGCAGAACTGGGGCTTCTGGACCGAGGCCGAGCCCCACCTCGATAATCGCAAGCTCTGGTGGCCGCGCGGCAAGGGCCTGGGCGGCTCCTCGGCCATCAACGGCATGATCTATATCCGCGGGCACGCCCGCGACTACGACCAGTGGCGGCAGATGGGCCTCACGGGCTGGTCCTATTCGGAGGTCCTGCCGTACTTCAAGCGTTCGGAGACCCACCATGGCGGCGGCGACGTCTATCACGGCGACAAGGGCCCGCTGCACGTGTCGAAGGGCGAGTCCGACAGCCCGTTCTACAGCGCCCTGGTCGAGGCGGGCCGCCAAGCCGGCCACAAGACGACGCGCGACTTCAACGGCTTCCAGCAGGAGGGCTTTGGCCCTTACGACCTGACGATCCGCGACGGCAAGCGCTGGAGCGCGGCCATGGCCTATCTGTCCCAGGCCCTGTCGCGCCCGAACCTGACCTGCGTCACCGAGGCCCGCACCACGCGCATCGTCATCGAGAAACGCCGCGCCGTCGGGGTCGAGTACGTCGCCGGCAAGGGCGGCGAGCGCAAGATCGCCTATGCCGACGCCGAGGTGCTGCTGAGCGCCGGCGCGGTGCAGTCGCCGCACATCCTGCAGCTGTCGGGCGTCGGCGCGCCGGATGAACTCAAGGCTCAGGGGATTTCGGTCGTCCACGAGTCCAAGGGCGTCGGCGCGAACCTGCAGGATCACCTGGACGTCTGCGTCTCGTGGACCGCCAAGAACCTGAAGACCGCCTATTCCGCCAACAAGGGGCTGAACAAGCTGGGCGTCGGCCTCAACTACATGCTGTTCGGCAAGGGTCTGGGGCGTCAGCAGTTCCTGGAGAGCGGCGCGTTCCTGAAGTCGCGGCCGGATCTCGACCGGCCTGACCTGCAGATCCACGGGGTGCTGGCCATCATGCAGGACCACGGCAAGGTCGTGGTCGAGAAGGACGGTTTCACCCTGCACGTCTGTCAGCTGCGCCCCGAGAGCCGGGGCCATGTGGGCCTGCGCTCGGCCGATCCGTTCGATGACCCGACCATCCTGGCCAATTACCTCTCGACCGACGAAGATCGCCGCGCCATCCGTGAAGGCGTCCGGATCGCCCGCGAGACCGTGGCCCAGGCGGCCTTCGATCCCTATCGCGACGCCGAATACGCGCCGGGCGCGGACGTGCGCACCGACGCCGATCTCGACGCCTGGATCCGCGCCAAGGCCGAGACGATCTACCACCCGGTCGGCACCTGCCGCATGGGCGTGGCCGGCGATCCGCTGGCGGTGGTCGACGACCAGTTGCGGGTGCAGGGCCTGTCGGGCCTGCGCGTGATCGACGCTTCGGTGATGCCCAACCTGATCGGCGGCAACACCAACGCGCCGACGATCATGATCGCCGAGCGGGCTTCGGACCTGATCCGAGGCAAGGCGACGCTGGCTCCGCTGGACGTGCCGGTCTACGGCGACGAAACGGCGGTGGCGGCTTAGCGCTAGGCGATCCGGCGGCCGTCCAGGGTCGCCAGGCGCAGGCGAGGCATGTCGCGATTGTCCTCGCCCAGCGGCCGGACTTCGCGCAGACCCAGTTCAAAGGCGGGGCGACCCATCAAGCGGGCCGTCGCGCCGATCGGCTGGTAAAGGCCGAGGAACCGGTCGGTCTCGCCGCTGGCGCCGCGCAAGGGCGCGAACAGCACCTCCATGCCGACCGAGGGAACGCCTAGCGCGCGGATGTCGGCGATGGCGACCACCGGCGTGCGGCGTTTGCGGGCGACGTCGAGCGCGCTTTTCAGCTCGAGACGATGGGCGAGGGCCCACAGCGAGAGGGCGTCGTGACCCCGCAGGTCGCGGGCGTGCAGGTCGCTGACGAAGCCGCCCGCCAGACGGAAGGGCAGGCGCGCGCCGTCGCGGCCCAGGACGAAGACCTGCGGCAGCAACTCCAGGAAGTCGCCTGGATTGATGTCGGTGCGACGCGGCAAGGCGTCTTCGCCCCGGCGATCGCGCCAGTAGTCG encodes:
- a CDS encoding gamma carbonic anhydrase family protein — protein: MNVYSLGDLNPTLPSKEEYWIAPTASVMGNVILKRNTSIWWGAVVRGDNDPITIGENSNIQDGSVLHTDLGSPLTIGANVTIGHMVMLHGCTIGDGSLIGIGAIVLNGAKIGKNCLIGAGALITEGKEIPDNSMVVGAPGKVVREIGEQHAIVLQASALHYVENWKRYARDLKPIEA
- a CDS encoding PAS domain-containing protein — its product is MFHPSTERLIDYWRDRRGEDALPRRTDINPGDFLELLPQVFVLGRDGARLPFRLAGGFVSDLHARDLRGHDALSLWALAHRLELKSALDVARKRRTPVVAIADIRALGVPSVGMEVLFAPLRGASGETDRFLGLYQPIGATARLMGRPAFELGLREVRPLGEDNRDMPRLRLATLDGRRIA
- a CDS encoding choline dehydrogenase, producing MASERYDYVVIGAGSAGCVLAARLTEDPNIKVLLLEAGGKNTSILVKMPAGVGQLIKDKGEQNWGFWTEAEPHLDNRKLWWPRGKGLGGSSAINGMIYIRGHARDYDQWRQMGLTGWSYSEVLPYFKRSETHHGGGDVYHGDKGPLHVSKGESDSPFYSALVEAGRQAGHKTTRDFNGFQQEGFGPYDLTIRDGKRWSAAMAYLSQALSRPNLTCVTEARTTRIVIEKRRAVGVEYVAGKGGERKIAYADAEVLLSAGAVQSPHILQLSGVGAPDELKAQGISVVHESKGVGANLQDHLDVCVSWTAKNLKTAYSANKGLNKLGVGLNYMLFGKGLGRQQFLESGAFLKSRPDLDRPDLQIHGVLAIMQDHGKVVVEKDGFTLHVCQLRPESRGHVGLRSADPFDDPTILANYLSTDEDRRAIREGVRIARETVAQAAFDPYRDAEYAPGADVRTDADLDAWIRAKAETIYHPVGTCRMGVAGDPLAVVDDQLRVQGLSGLRVIDASVMPNLIGGNTNAPTIMIAERASDLIRGKATLAPLDVPVYGDETAVAA